One genomic region from Mycobacterium basiliense encodes:
- a CDS encoding class I adenylate-forming enzyme family protein — MPANSPTLPEVLRGQVRTRPDHPLLISDDERISYAEADRRSAKLARGLIALGAGKGTHVGLLHPNGAEFVVGMLAAARLGAVVIAISTFVTARELRQQLVDSDVQILLCAASFRSHDYVQTLAQILADVQFEGEGPLLSSAVPQLRHIGIGDDAGATRGVRDIEQMYRVADTVDPVLLRAFEDDVNGCDPLAIVYTSGSTNAPKGVVHTHAGLLGHQQNLNMIRRLTAEDKLFCNSPFFWIGGFAFGLLATLVAGSTLVCSNASAAEATLDLLEAEKPTITNGFVAGIAHLANHPSYPERNFSSARRGNLYPIMAPDTRPADPRLRHNMLGMTEAGSVVLLSGDETDQPESRRGSFGKPAPEFDTMIVEPDTARVVGVGETGELWIHGPFVMQGYYKRCREEVFDANGWFHTGDLVRADDDGFFYFVGRRGSMIKTAGANVSATEVETAIAGLGLEAHVVGLPDARRGALVAAVIILPDGVDRLDETVLRERLKSELSAYKIPKRFAALPRTELPLLASGKIDTQQLKTLFDG, encoded by the coding sequence ATGCCCGCTAACTCGCCCACGCTCCCGGAGGTGCTACGCGGCCAAGTCCGTACGCGACCAGACCATCCGCTGCTGATTAGCGACGATGAACGCATCAGCTACGCCGAGGCCGATCGGCGTTCAGCGAAGCTCGCCCGTGGTCTGATCGCGCTGGGCGCCGGGAAGGGCACCCATGTCGGCCTGCTCCATCCGAACGGCGCCGAGTTTGTGGTGGGGATGCTGGCTGCGGCCCGACTCGGAGCGGTGGTCATTGCCATTTCCACGTTCGTCACCGCCCGCGAGTTGCGCCAACAGCTGGTCGATAGCGACGTCCAGATCCTGTTGTGCGCGGCATCGTTCCGCTCACACGACTATGTACAAACGCTGGCCCAGATACTTGCCGATGTCCAGTTCGAGGGCGAGGGCCCGCTCCTCTCGAGCGCCGTACCCCAGCTACGCCACATCGGGATCGGCGATGACGCCGGCGCGACGCGGGGGGTCCGCGACATCGAACAGATGTACCGGGTCGCCGACACGGTCGATCCCGTGCTCCTGCGCGCGTTTGAGGACGATGTCAACGGCTGTGACCCATTGGCCATCGTTTACACTTCGGGCTCCACAAACGCCCCCAAGGGAGTGGTGCATACCCATGCCGGCCTGCTTGGACATCAGCAGAACCTCAACATGATTCGGCGTTTGACCGCCGAAGACAAGCTGTTCTGCAATTCGCCGTTTTTCTGGATCGGCGGCTTCGCGTTCGGGCTGCTAGCCACGCTGGTTGCTGGTTCGACGCTGGTGTGTTCCAACGCGAGCGCAGCCGAGGCGACACTTGATCTACTGGAAGCCGAAAAGCCGACGATCACTAACGGTTTCGTGGCTGGGATCGCGCATCTGGCCAATCATCCCAGCTACCCGGAACGGAACTTTTCGTCGGCGCGCCGGGGCAACCTGTATCCGATCATGGCACCCGACACACGACCGGCCGATCCGCGGCTGCGGCACAACATGCTCGGCATGACCGAAGCGGGCAGCGTCGTACTGCTCAGCGGAGACGAAACTGACCAGCCGGAGAGTCGACGCGGGTCGTTTGGAAAGCCCGCACCCGAATTCGACACCATGATCGTCGAGCCCGACACCGCCCGGGTTGTCGGCGTCGGCGAGACCGGCGAGCTTTGGATCCACGGACCGTTCGTAATGCAGGGCTACTACAAGCGCTGCCGCGAAGAGGTCTTCGACGCCAATGGCTGGTTCCACACCGGTGATTTGGTGCGCGCCGACGACGACGGCTTTTTCTATTTCGTCGGCCGGCGCGGCTCGATGATCAAGACGGCAGGCGCCAACGTATCGGCCACCGAAGTCGAAACCGCGATCGCCGGGCTCGGCCTGGAGGCGCACGTCGTGGGGCTCCCCGATGCTCGGCGCGGGGCGCTGGTGGCCGCGGTCATCATCCTGCCCGACGGTGTCGACAGACTCGACGAAACGGTGCTGCGCGAGCGCCTCAAAAGCGAGTTGTCCGCCTATAAGATCCCCAAACGCTTTGCCGCTCTGCCACGTACCGAGCTCCCGCTCCTGGCCAGCGGCAAAATCGATACACAACAATTGAAGACTCTGTTCGATGGTTGA
- a CDS encoding class I adenylate-forming enzyme family protein, with amino-acid sequence MVELVRTIDGLVRFRAATDGTNPMVIDPNSRISYRELEKTTADLAATLVAAGVCKGSRVGLIMPNCTRWVQIAIAVTRIGAILVPLSTLLRASELLTQLRTAAVQFLVSVPEFRGHCYLDELDAMPRSELPALQQVWTADRLTATDPGVRYRRMVAPMAETVTAADPFVIMFTSGSSGAPKGVVHSHGSALGAVRSGLHARCITSATRLYLPMPFFWVGGLGGGILSVLSAGATLVTEESPRPDTTLRLLEAERVTLFRGWPDQAETLARHPGRANVDLSALRPGSLDALLPSELRARPGARATLFGMTEAFGPYCGYAADTDLPRSAWGSCGKPFPGVEVRIVGKDTGVGVPAGTVGMIQIRGPHTLRGIYGRSREDVFTADGFYPTGDLGHLDRDGYLFYHGRSDDMFKVSGASVYPGEVERALRTIDGVDGAFVTNVSSARGEEVGAAVVCPRRALTVESLTTASRQLLSAFKVPTVWLLLDSDDDIPRGSTGKVDTRRLREMLADAS; translated from the coding sequence ATGGTTGAGCTCGTACGAACCATTGACGGTTTGGTGCGGTTTCGCGCCGCCACCGACGGCACCAATCCCATGGTGATCGATCCGAATTCTCGGATCAGCTATCGCGAACTCGAAAAGACGACAGCCGATTTAGCCGCAACGCTGGTGGCTGCCGGCGTCTGTAAGGGCAGCCGCGTCGGTCTGATCATGCCCAACTGCACCCGCTGGGTGCAGATCGCCATCGCGGTGACACGCATCGGTGCGATTTTGGTTCCGCTAAGCACGCTGTTGCGTGCCAGCGAGCTGCTCACCCAGCTGCGCACCGCAGCGGTGCAGTTCTTGGTGAGCGTGCCGGAGTTCCGCGGCCACTGTTACCTCGATGAGCTCGATGCGATGCCGCGATCCGAACTTCCAGCCTTGCAGCAGGTTTGGACAGCTGACCGGCTCACCGCCACCGATCCCGGCGTTCGGTACCGGCGGATGGTTGCGCCGATGGCCGAGACGGTCACTGCCGCGGACCCGTTCGTCATCATGTTCACTTCTGGCAGCAGCGGAGCACCGAAGGGAGTCGTGCACTCCCACGGCAGCGCATTGGGTGCGGTGCGATCGGGACTGCACGCCCGCTGCATCACCTCTGCCACCCGTCTGTATCTGCCGATGCCCTTTTTCTGGGTGGGCGGCTTGGGCGGCGGGATCCTGTCAGTTCTGTCGGCCGGCGCCACGCTGGTGACCGAGGAAAGCCCGCGGCCCGACACCACCCTGCGCCTGCTGGAAGCCGAGCGGGTCACGCTATTTCGCGGCTGGCCCGATCAGGCCGAAACACTGGCCCGACACCCGGGCAGAGCCAATGTAGACCTCTCGGCCCTCCGGCCCGGCAGCTTGGACGCCCTGCTGCCATCCGAGCTGCGGGCTCGGCCGGGGGCGCGGGCCACGCTGTTCGGCATGACGGAGGCATTCGGACCGTACTGCGGCTACGCGGCAGACACCGACCTGCCACGGTCCGCATGGGGTAGTTGCGGAAAGCCATTTCCCGGCGTGGAAGTCCGCATCGTAGGGAAGGACACGGGCGTGGGGGTGCCAGCGGGAACCGTTGGCATGATCCAAATCCGGGGTCCGCACACGTTGCGCGGCATCTACGGCCGAAGCCGCGAAGACGTGTTCACCGCCGACGGCTTCTACCCCACCGGCGACCTCGGCCACCTGGACCGGGACGGCTACCTGTTCTACCACGGCAGGTCCGACGACATGTTCAAAGTCAGCGGGGCCAGCGTCTACCCAGGCGAGGTGGAACGTGCCTTGCGGACCATTGACGGCGTCGACGGCGCCTTCGTCACCAACGTGTCCAGCGCTCGAGGAGAAGAGGTGGGAGCGGCGGTCGTGTGCCCAAGACGCGCGTTGACCGTCGAAAGCCTGACCACTGCCAGCCGCCAACTGCTGAGCGCATTCAAGGTGCCGACGGTGTGGCTGCTGTTGGATTCCGACGACGACATTCCGCGCGGTTCTACCGGCAAGGTTGATACCCGGCGCCTTCGAGAAATGCTGGCCGACGCATCATGA
- a CDS encoding PE family protein — protein MSFLFARPEIQAAAATDLAGIGSAISQANAAARIATTGILAAGADEVSSAVAALFGVHAQSYQSLSAQAGRFHHQFVQALKAASAVYASAEVANASPLHVAQQGVLDAINGPIQALTGRPLIGNGANGAPNTGQDGAPGGWLLGDGGAGGSGAADQPGGNGGAAGLIGTGGAGGAGGTEGSSGGAGAGGAGGAGGLLWGNGGLGGAGGLSVNSGGAGGAGGAGGLLGAGGNGGVGGFSALGSGGGGGIGGAGGLFGAGGNGGSGGLGFDGGAGGAGGTGGILGPAGGAGGAGGAAYTGAGGMGGAGGTAGMLFGAGGAGGEGGFGGGVGAAGGVGGNAGLLFGNGGAGGAGGTNSTFDGGIGGNGGKAGLFGFGGAGGNGGVSIQSNGGAGGIGGRGGLLFGNGGGGGTGGQGSMTVAHFGGAGGAGGSALGVGNGGNGGNGGLGALLGNDGVGGSAGSVLGANGANGSTAAAPLPPMRQAVLDAINAPTQTLLGRPLIGNGVNGVAGSGAGGALGGILLGDGGAGGSAAAGSAMSGGAGGAAGLIGTGGAGGAGGSSPTGTGGVGGTGGAAGLLLGSGGAGGAGGNSSTGVGGVGGAGGTGGLLGGGGNGGTGGQSLEIADGGVGGNGGSGGTAGLLGGLFGAGAGNGGNGGTGHITGGAGGGGGDGGPLFGSGGAGGGGGNGGTNGGAGGNGGNGGLLFGAGGSGGVGAATLQSTGGAGGNGGNAGLLFSIGGAGASGGLGGFVTGGAGGAGGAGGLVGLGGVGGAGGLSAGASGGGGAGGQAGLLFGGGGAGGAGADGPTNGGSGGAGGNAGWMGNGANGGNGGFSTPPGQSGRGGTGGLLFGASGQNGQP, from the coding sequence ATGTCATTTTTATTTGCACGGCCCGAAATCCAAGCAGCAGCGGCGACGGATTTGGCCGGCATCGGTTCGGCGATCAGCCAGGCCAATGCGGCGGCAAGGATTGCCACCACGGGGATCTTGGCCGCCGGCGCCGACGAGGTGTCGAGCGCCGTGGCGGCATTGTTCGGCGTGCATGCCCAGAGCTACCAATCGCTGAGCGCGCAGGCGGGGCGCTTCCACCACCAATTTGTGCAGGCGTTGAAGGCGGCCAGCGCTGTCTACGCAAGCGCCGAGGTCGCCAACGCCTCGCCACTGCACGTTGCGCAACAGGGAGTGCTGGATGCGATCAACGGGCCCATCCAGGCGCTGACCGGACGTCCGTTGATCGGCAACGGCGCCAATGGGGCCCCGAATACGGGGCAAGATGGCGCGCCGGGTGGATGGCTGCTCGGCGACGGCGGTGCCGGCGGCTCCGGCGCCGCGGACCAGCCCGGCGGTAACGGCGGTGCAGCCGGATTGATCGGTACAGGCGGGGCCGGTGGAGCGGGTGGGACCGAGGGTTCCAGTGGAGGCGCCGGTGCCGGTGGGGCGGGCGGTGCTGGTGGGCTGCTGTGGGGCAATGGCGGACTCGGCGGGGCGGGCGGCCTTAGCGTCAACTCCGGAGGGGCGGGCGGTGCCGGCGGGGCGGGTGGACTGCTCGGCGCCGGCGGAAACGGTGGCGTCGGCGGGTTTAGCGCCCTCGGTAGCGGCGGGGGCGGCGGCATTGGTGGCGCCGGCGGGTTGTTCGGCGCGGGCGGCAACGGCGGCTCCGGTGGACTGGGCTTTGACGGTGGGGCAGGTGGAGCAGGCGGGACCGGAGGGATCCTCGGCCCCGCTGGTGGCGCGGGCGGGGCCGGTGGGGCCGCGTACACCGGCGCTGGCGGGATGGGCGGGGCGGGGGGAACCGCCGGCATGCTGTTCGGCGCGGGCGGAGCTGGCGGCGAAGGCGGGTTCGGTGGCGGAGTCGGTGCGGCAGGCGGTGTTGGCGGCAACGCCGGTCTGCTGTTCGGCAACGGCGGGGCCGGCGGGGCCGGCGGCACGAACTCCACTTTTGACGGCGGGATCGGTGGCAACGGCGGCAAGGCGGGCCTCTTCGGCTTCGGCGGGGCCGGCGGCAACGGCGGAGTCAGCATCCAGAGCAATGGCGGCGCCGGGGGCATTGGCGGTAGAGGGGGCCTGCTGTTCGGCAATGGTGGTGGCGGCGGAACCGGCGGCCAGGGCTCAATGACCGTCGCCCACTTCGGCGGTGCCGGTGGAGCGGGCGGCAGTGCGCTAGGGGTCGGCAACGGCGGTAATGGGGGCAACGGCGGACTGGGCGCGCTCCTGGGCAATGACGGTGTGGGTGGCTCCGCCGGGAGCGTGTTGGGCGCCAACGGCGCCAATGGTTCCACCGCCGCTGCGCCCTTGCCGCCCATGAGGCAGGCGGTGCTCGATGCGATCAACGCCCCTACTCAGACACTGCTCGGGCGCCCGCTGATTGGCAATGGCGTCAACGGGGTGGCGGGCAGCGGGGCTGGCGGCGCGCTCGGCGGGATCTTGCTGGGCGACGGCGGTGCCGGCGGCTCCGCCGCTGCTGGCAGCGCCATGTCCGGCGGCGCGGGCGGAGCTGCCGGACTGATAGGTACCGGCGGGGCCGGCGGAGCGGGCGGTAGCTCCCCGACCGGAACCGGTGGGGTCGGCGGGACCGGCGGCGCCGCGGGGCTGCTCTTGGGCAGCGGCGGGGCAGGTGGAGCCGGTGGGAACTCTTCGACGGGTGTGGGCGGCGTCGGTGGGGCTGGTGGAACCGGCGGGCTTTTGGGCGGCGGCGGCAACGGCGGGACCGGTGGCCAGAGCCTGGAGATCGCCGATGGTGGTGTCGGCGGCAACGGCGGTAGCGGCGGTACCGCCGGTTTGCTCGGCGGATTGTTTGGCGCTGGTGCCGGCAATGGCGGCAACGGCGGAACCGGCCATATCACCGGCGGCGCTGGGGGTGGCGGCGGCGACGGCGGTCCCCTGTTCGGTTCCGGCGGGGCCGGGGGAGGCGGCGGCAACGGCGGCACCAACGGGGGTGCCGGCGGCAACGGCGGCAATGGCGGCTTGCTGTTCGGTGCTGGCGGGTCGGGCGGAGTCGGTGCGGCGACCCTCCAGTCCACCGGAGGGGCCGGGGGCAACGGGGGTAATGCCGGACTGTTGTTCTCCATCGGCGGTGCGGGTGCCAGTGGCGGACTCGGCGGTTTCGTCACCGGCGGTGCCGGTGGGGCCGGCGGTGCCGGGGGCCTTGTGGGCTTGGGCGGAGTCGGCGGGGCCGGAGGGCTCAGCGCAGGCGCCAGCGGTGGCGGCGGCGCCGGGGGCCAAGCTGGCCTGCTGTTCGGTGGCGGCGGTGCCGGTGGTGCTGGCGCCGACGGTCCCACCAATGGTGGCTCTGGCGGCGCCGGCGGCAACGCCGGATGGATGGGCAATGGAGCCAACGGCGGCAACGGTGGATTCAGCACACCCCCGGGTCAGTCTGGCCGCGGCGGGACAGGAGGGTTGCTGTTCGGTGCCAGCGGGCAAAATGGGCAACCCTAG
- a CDS encoding glycerate kinase family protein — protein sequence MLMSMPQRILIAPSGFKESLSAEDVADAIAAGVRRALPGVAIDMAPIPDGGEGTAYTLAMATTGQLVRVRVHGPAGGTVDAHYARLGGAASGTAVIEMAAAAGLSLVPRDRRDPCATTTYGVGQLIAAALDDGAERIIVGCGDSGTCDGGAGALQALGARVLDSTGADLPPGGRHLARAAFLDLSGLHPRLADVDIVLACNPNNVLCGEKGVAPVFARQKGATDEDVEVLSHALKNWATILERDGNPVADVRTGLGTGASGGLGAGLAAGIGATLLSRFDALLDSGLCGIDLDTRIGQADLVITAEGSIDFQTPRGKVPAEVARRATDAGVPVIALAGSIGRGAAAVHDAGIDAMASIVAAPMSLADAVANGWRLLSDAAEQTMRMILIGASVASRQNGRQAVAVGG from the coding sequence ATGTTGATGTCCATGCCACAACGAATCCTCATCGCCCCCAGCGGATTCAAGGAGAGCCTATCCGCAGAGGACGTCGCCGATGCGATCGCTGCCGGGGTGCGGCGGGCGCTGCCCGGTGTAGCGATAGACATGGCGCCGATCCCCGACGGCGGCGAGGGCACCGCGTACACCCTCGCGATGGCAACCACCGGGCAGCTGGTGCGGGTCCGGGTCCATGGACCGGCCGGAGGTACCGTCGACGCGCACTACGCGCGTCTTGGTGGGGCCGCATCCGGCACCGCGGTGATCGAGATGGCAGCTGCCGCAGGGCTGTCCTTGGTTCCCCGGGATCGTCGCGACCCGTGTGCTACGACCACCTACGGCGTCGGACAACTCATTGCCGCGGCCCTCGACGACGGTGCCGAGCGCATCATCGTGGGTTGCGGCGATTCCGGTACCTGCGACGGCGGCGCCGGCGCGCTGCAGGCGTTGGGAGCTCGGGTGCTGGACTCCACCGGCGCCGATCTCCCGCCGGGCGGGCGTCATCTCGCGCGGGCAGCGTTTTTGGACCTCAGTGGATTGCATCCCCGGCTCGCCGACGTCGACATCGTGCTGGCCTGCAATCCAAATAACGTGCTGTGCGGCGAGAAGGGCGTTGCTCCGGTCTTCGCCAGACAGAAGGGCGCGACCGACGAAGACGTCGAGGTGCTTTCCCATGCCCTGAAGAATTGGGCCACGATCCTCGAGCGCGATGGCAATCCGGTCGCCGACGTGCGGACCGGCCTCGGGACCGGAGCCTCCGGCGGACTGGGCGCCGGACTCGCAGCCGGGATCGGCGCCACACTGCTGTCACGATTCGACGCCTTGCTCGACTCCGGTTTGTGCGGTATCGACCTCGACACCAGGATCGGCCAAGCGGACCTCGTCATCACCGCCGAAGGCTCGATTGACTTCCAGACACCCCGGGGCAAGGTGCCCGCCGAGGTTGCCCGGCGCGCCACCGATGCGGGGGTGCCGGTGATTGCGCTGGCCGGATCGATTGGCCGGGGCGCGGCGGCGGTACACGATGCCGGGATCGACGCGATGGCCTCGATCGTCGCGGCGCCGATGTCGTTGGCCGACGCTGTCGCCAACGGTTGGCGGTTGCTGTCCGACGCGGCCGAACAGACGATGCGAATGATCCTCATTGGCGCATCGGTCGCCAGCCGACAGAACGGGAGGCAGGCGGTGGCCGTTGGGGGCTGA
- a CDS encoding SLC13 family permease, with the protein MVVAVAAIVALAVLSGIIDACLSGSLSPRGAITLVVFLAAVSMWIAAPIKDAYVAVGAVLALVVTGAIDIGDFTAVLSQDLIWLLVGAFVIAAAVTATGLPGRTAARLVALAHTPRQLVHLVTAALVVATFAIPATSGRAVLALPVFLGLAAALSDRKRLVRCLAIVIPTVILLSAIASPFGAGAHLVTNQILAQTVGESISFVQWIVVGLPLAVVWSHLAAEIILLLFTRAEDRRTRISVPVGALAAGQSSTAGGQLGPPQRRVLVLLGIVIAGWCTEPIHHIAPAVIAVVGALITVVPRFGTTSMSDALKTLPWSLLIFMVATLALGSAVTDSGAAGWLAQAAFRPCGLLGTWATDGFVIALIIVSIGAHLVLQSRSARSAVLIPIIVTIAPMAGIAPVAAAFISTAAAGFCLTLTSSAKPVAMFAATDEIPGYTSRDLLRVSAVLAPVSAILLAFFAFQVWPALGLSLFG; encoded by the coding sequence GTGGTTGTGGCAGTCGCTGCCATCGTTGCTCTGGCGGTCTTGTCAGGGATCATCGACGCGTGCCTGTCCGGCAGTTTGAGCCCGCGGGGTGCGATCACGTTGGTGGTCTTTCTTGCCGCGGTCTCGATGTGGATCGCGGCGCCGATCAAAGACGCGTATGTGGCGGTTGGGGCGGTGTTGGCCTTGGTCGTGACCGGCGCCATCGATATCGGCGATTTCACCGCAGTGTTGAGCCAGGATCTCATCTGGCTGCTGGTTGGCGCCTTCGTCATCGCCGCGGCGGTCACCGCGACGGGGCTGCCGGGCAGGACGGCCGCCCGGCTGGTGGCACTGGCACACACCCCTCGCCAACTCGTACACCTGGTCACGGCAGCACTGGTGGTCGCCACGTTCGCCATTCCGGCCACCTCCGGCCGTGCAGTGCTCGCCCTACCCGTATTCCTGGGCCTCGCCGCGGCATTGTCGGATCGAAAGCGACTGGTGCGTTGTCTGGCCATCGTGATCCCGACGGTCATTCTGCTGTCGGCCATCGCCTCTCCGTTCGGTGCCGGAGCCCATTTGGTGACCAACCAGATCCTGGCTCAAACGGTCGGTGAGAGCATCAGCTTTGTCCAGTGGATCGTTGTCGGCCTGCCGTTGGCGGTGGTGTGGTCACATCTTGCGGCCGAGATCATCCTGCTGCTCTTCACCCGTGCTGAGGACCGGCGGACGCGCATCAGCGTGCCGGTAGGCGCGCTGGCTGCTGGCCAATCAAGCACCGCCGGTGGGCAACTCGGCCCGCCGCAACGTCGAGTGCTCGTCCTGCTCGGAATCGTAATCGCCGGCTGGTGCACCGAGCCGATTCACCACATCGCCCCAGCTGTCATCGCTGTGGTCGGGGCGCTGATCACCGTGGTACCGCGGTTCGGCACCACATCGATGTCGGACGCGCTGAAGACACTGCCGTGGTCGCTGTTGATCTTCATGGTTGCCACGTTGGCATTGGGATCCGCCGTGACAGACAGCGGAGCGGCGGGATGGCTGGCACAAGCCGCCTTCCGTCCGTGCGGTCTCTTAGGGACTTGGGCCACAGACGGTTTCGTGATTGCTCTGATCATCGTTTCGATCGGCGCCCATCTGGTCCTGCAATCGCGCTCGGCACGATCAGCGGTGCTGATCCCGATTATCGTCACCATCGCACCGATGGCGGGCATCGCGCCGGTTGCCGCCGCGTTCATCTCGACGGCCGCAGCCGGGTTTTGCCTGACACTGACCAGCTCGGCAAAACCGGTCGCGATGTTCGCCGCAACCGACGAAATCCCCGGCTATACCAGCAGGGACCTGCTTCGGGTATCGGCCGTGCTTGCACCCGTATCGGCAATCTTGCTCGCATTCTTCGCCTTTCAGGTGTGGCCGGCTCTCGGCCTCTCCCTGTTTGGGTGA
- a CDS encoding GntR family transcriptional regulator, producing MIVPDFAARPQLSEGVARFVRKRIYEGSYAAGEYIRLDQLAAELGISVTPVREALFTLCAEGLVAQQPRRGFVVLPVTKKDLVDVANVQAQVGGELAARAAINISDEQLRQLNTIQARLEEAYAADDDEMTVRLNHEFHRAINIAADSPKLAQLMSQITRYAPEWVFPTIEHWPAQAVRDHRRVLSALNKRDDKLARAAMAEHLAASAVPLIDHLVARGVVSEAGPSDTGIGSPRRG from the coding sequence ATGATTGTCCCGGATTTCGCCGCACGGCCCCAACTTTCCGAAGGGGTGGCTCGTTTTGTCCGCAAGCGGATCTACGAGGGCAGCTATGCCGCGGGCGAGTACATTCGGCTGGACCAACTGGCGGCAGAGTTGGGCATCAGTGTCACACCGGTACGGGAGGCACTATTTACCCTGTGCGCTGAAGGTTTAGTCGCCCAACAACCCCGCCGCGGATTCGTGGTATTGCCGGTTACCAAAAAAGATCTTGTCGACGTAGCCAACGTTCAGGCCCAGGTCGGCGGCGAGCTGGCGGCCCGGGCAGCGATCAACATCAGCGACGAGCAACTACGGCAGCTCAACACGATCCAGGCCCGGCTCGAGGAAGCCTATGCCGCCGACGACGACGAGATGACGGTGCGGCTCAACCATGAGTTCCATCGGGCCATCAACATTGCTGCAGACTCGCCAAAACTGGCTCAACTGATGTCTCAGATCACCCGATATGCACCCGAATGGGTGTTCCCGACGATTGAGCACTGGCCCGCCCAAGCGGTCAGGGATCATCGGCGAGTGTTATCCGCGCTGAACAAGCGCGATGACAAACTGGCCCGCGCAGCGATGGCTGAACATCTTGCGGCCAGCGCAGTTCCCTTGATCGACCACTTGGTTGCGCGGGGGGTGGTTTCCGAGGCGGGGCCGTCGGACACCGGGATTGGCTCGCCGCGGCGCGGTTAG
- a CDS encoding acyl-CoA dehydrogenase family protein, with protein MTRLAQTLGLTEFQTEILAAVRQFVEKQVIPNAPELERSDTYPQAIVDQMRAMGLFGLMIPEEHGGLGESLLTYALCVEELARGWMSVSGVLNTHFIVAYMLRQHGTEAQQRRFLPRMATGESRGAFSMSEPELGSDVAAIRTRAQHNSDGTYTIDGQKMWLTNGASSTLVAVLVRTDNDGADDPHRNLTAFLVEKPVGFGKVAPGLLIPGKIDKLGYKGIDTTELIFDGYRTAAENILGGALGRGFYQMMDGIEVGRVNVAARACGVGIRAFELAIRYAQQRHTFGKPIAGHQAISFELAEMATKIEAAHLMMVNAARLKDSGERNDVAAGMAKYLASEYCSEVTQQSFRIHGGYGYSKEYEIERLMRDAPFLLIGEGTSEIQKSIISKRLLAAYRM; from the coding sequence ATGACTAGGCTCGCCCAGACGCTCGGCCTGACCGAATTCCAAACCGAAATCCTAGCGGCGGTACGGCAATTCGTTGAAAAGCAAGTCATCCCCAACGCGCCGGAACTTGAACGCTCCGACACCTATCCGCAAGCCATCGTGGACCAGATGCGGGCCATGGGCTTGTTCGGCCTGATGATTCCCGAAGAGCATGGCGGGCTGGGGGAGTCGCTGCTGACCTACGCGCTGTGCGTCGAGGAGCTGGCCCGTGGCTGGATGAGTGTATCCGGTGTGCTCAACACTCACTTCATCGTGGCGTATATGCTGCGCCAGCACGGCACCGAGGCGCAACAGCGGCGGTTCTTGCCTCGGATGGCGACGGGCGAATCGCGTGGTGCCTTTTCGATGTCGGAGCCAGAGCTGGGCTCCGATGTCGCAGCGATCCGCACCCGTGCGCAACATAATTCGGACGGCACCTACACCATCGACGGCCAGAAGATGTGGTTGACCAACGGCGCAAGCTCGACCTTGGTCGCCGTGCTGGTGCGCACCGACAACGACGGCGCCGACGACCCGCACCGTAACTTGACGGCGTTCCTGGTCGAGAAGCCTGTCGGCTTCGGCAAAGTGGCGCCGGGTCTACTGATTCCCGGAAAGATCGACAAGCTGGGCTACAAGGGTATCGACACCACAGAACTGATCTTCGATGGCTACCGGACAGCGGCCGAGAACATCCTTGGCGGGGCTTTGGGGCGAGGCTTCTATCAGATGATGGATGGCATCGAAGTCGGGCGAGTCAACGTGGCCGCGCGCGCCTGCGGCGTCGGTATCCGGGCCTTCGAGTTAGCGATTCGCTATGCGCAGCAACGCCACACATTCGGCAAGCCGATCGCCGGACACCAAGCCATCTCGTTCGAACTTGCGGAGATGGCGACCAAGATTGAGGCGGCACACTTGATGATGGTCAATGCCGCGCGGTTGAAGGACTCCGGCGAGCGCAACGACGTCGCCGCCGGAATGGCCAAGTACCTTGCCAGTGAATATTGTTCAGAGGTAACGCAACAGAGCTTCCGCATCCATGGAGGCTATGGATACTCCAAGGAATACGAGATTGAACGGCTGATGAGGGATGCACCATTCCTGCTCATCGGTGAGGGGACCAGCGAAATTCAGAAGTCGATCATCAGCAAGCGGCTGCTTGCCGCGTACCGGATGTGA